In Geovibrio ferrireducens, the genomic window AGCCTTCCGCTGAAAGCGAAAGAGATGTGCAGTTGATGTATTTGCACTTTCCGGAGTCAAGGAAGGGAAGGAAAGTATCCTGAAGAACTTCCGTGAAAACAACGAGATCCTCAAAGGGAGAAGCTGTAAGGCCGCCCACAACGGCGTTTGCTATTGAACCAACGCCTGACTGAAGGGGCAGAAGGTTTTTAGGCAGACGGCCGGCTTTCACTTCGTGAGTGAAGAAGTCAACTATGTTGTCTGCGATAGCCTGAGCAACATCGTCTGTTCCTCTGAGTGCGCGTCCGTTATCGGGAAGCTTGGACTCAACTATAGCAACGATTTTGCTTTTGTTAGTGGGAACAAAGGGTGTTCCGCAGCGCTGACGAACGTCAGTGATGGGAATAATTTTTCTGTAAGGGGGCAGGTCTGTCATCATGATGTCGTGCATACCTTCGAGAGAGGGCATGCCTGTGTTGATTTCAACGATGATTTTATCTGCTATGTCAATAATTTCAGGTGCAGCACCAACGGAACCTGCGAGGATGATGTCGCCGTTTTCAGTGATTGCAGTAGCCTCAATGATAGCTACGTCAAGTTTGCCGCCTCTGTCTTTAGTGTAGAAGCCGTATCTGAGATCCTGAGCGAACATGGAGAGGTGTTTATCGCCCATTCTGATTTTGCCGGAGTTTATCCCTTTTCCTATGTCCTTACCTGTCTGGTAGGGCCATCTTCTGTCAATCATGTCCAGTGTTGCCCATCTGTTTTCAGTTTCAGAACCGACAGATGCGCCTATGAAAAGGTTGAACTTCCATTTGCCCTGAAGATTATTTTTTTCAACATGGTCTGCAAGGGCAATAGGAACAACTTTGGGGTAGCCTACCGGTGTGAAGCCGGACCAGCCGAGATCCATAATCCTGTTGTCGGCATCTTTGAAAAACTTGATGGTGTCCTCAGGTTTCATAAAAAGATGATGAAGGCTCTTATCACGAACCCTGCTCTGAAGTTCAGACATTCTTTCCTCCTTTAGCTTAATGTCATTATTAGTTTTTTCTCTCTATTACAAAAGCATTTAAAGCATCGTTGAAGCTTGGGATCTTCTCCCTTATCTCTGCCACCTTCGCAGGTTCCATAACCGCGCTGTAGACCCCTTCTTCTGCGGAGGGCTCAAACATAGCCTCGCCCCACGGGTCAAACATGGCGGAATAGCCGCAGGGCATGTCCTTGCGGCCGTGCATAACGCTGGTATTACATCCGGCAATGTAGCACTGATTCTCTATCGCGCGTGCGCGCAGAAGGGTAAGCCAGTGTTCCTTTTTCACTGCGCCCCATACAGCGGGAACGGTTATGAGCTCCGCTCCGGCAAGGGCTGTCATGCGGAAAAGTTCGGGGAAACGGATTTCATAGCAGAGAAGAAGTCCGATCTTAACACCCATGAATTCAAAAACCGTAATACCTTTACCGTTATCAATATAAACATGCTCGTCCAGAGGAGTGAAGAGGAAATTCTTGCGGTAACGGGCTATAACGCCTGCGGATGAAACCGCATATACCGTGTTATAAACCTTGTTATAATTCCTTTCAGGCAGAGCGGAAATAACCAGCGTATTTTCATTAAGCCTGCGGGAAATATCGTTACAAATCTCTTCGGTCTGCCCGCTGAATCGGTTAAGATTCTG contains:
- a CDS encoding acetyl-CoA hydrolase/transferase C-terminal domain-containing protein yields the protein MSELQSRVRDKSLHHLFMKPEDTIKFFKDADNRIMDLGWSGFTPVGYPKVVPIALADHVEKNNLQGKWKFNLFIGASVGSETENRWATLDMIDRRWPYQTGKDIGKGINSGKIRMGDKHLSMFAQDLRYGFYTKDRGGKLDVAIIEATAITENGDIILAGSVGAAPEIIDIADKIIVEINTGMPSLEGMHDIMMTDLPPYRKIIPITDVRQRCGTPFVPTNKSKIVAIVESKLPDNGRALRGTDDVAQAIADNIVDFFTHEVKAGRLPKNLLPLQSGVGSIANAVVGGLTASPFEDLVVFTEVLQDTFLPFLDSGKCKYINCTSLSLSAEGFKEWWEKFEFYKDKVLMRPQQISNNPELIRRLGVIGMNTPLEFDIYAHANSTCAGGTKMLNGIGGSGDFLRNAYLSIMHCPSVRESKTDEFGISGVVTKAPHVDHTEADLDVLVTEQGLADLRGLAPKDRAREIIKKCAHPAYKDYLTDYLERSEKATGYHHEPHILSEAYKMHINLAENGTMRFWNK
- a CDS encoding nitrilase-related carbon-nitrogen hydrolase; amino-acid sequence: MRVLSLQLPMTLGDVKSNSDKFLSALSEVIDEQPSIVILPEMWATGFDYQNLNRFSGQTEEICNDISRRLNENTLVISALPERNYNKVYNTVYAVSSAGVIARYRKNFLFTPLDEHVYIDNGKGITVFEFMGVKIGLLLCYEIRFPELFRMTALAGAELITVPAVWGAVKKEHWLTLLRARAIENQCYIAGCNTSVMHGRKDMPCGYSAMFDPWGEAMFEPSAEEGVYSAVMEPAKVAEIREKIPSFNDALNAFVIERKN